The proteins below are encoded in one region of Bacillus vallismortis:
- a CDS encoding biotin transporter BioY produces the protein MKQHRLRAGDMALIGMFAALMAVGANLTSVAPFLQVAGIPLSMQPFFCLLAALLLGSKRAGIAMIVYALVGLAGAPVFAQFSAGFAPFVGKSGGFILSYIPAAFAAGWFLERKAQPGNTRFLMASLIGTAIMYIIGTTYMYLALNLWIHTPVSYVTAWGFMTWFMVKDTALAVVLAFIAPAIYRSIQKATGFNRNHISST, from the coding sequence ATGAAACAACATAGACTTCGTGCGGGAGATATGGCGCTGATTGGGATGTTCGCCGCACTTATGGCCGTCGGCGCCAATCTTACTTCAGTGGCGCCCTTTTTACAAGTAGCCGGCATTCCGCTGTCGATGCAGCCGTTCTTCTGTCTCTTGGCAGCCTTGCTTCTCGGCAGCAAACGAGCAGGTATTGCCATGATTGTATATGCGCTTGTCGGATTGGCCGGAGCTCCCGTGTTTGCTCAATTTTCAGCGGGCTTCGCACCATTTGTAGGAAAAAGCGGCGGGTTTATTCTCTCATACATCCCGGCAGCATTTGCAGCTGGATGGTTTTTAGAGCGCAAAGCGCAGCCGGGCAACACCCGATTTCTAATGGCTTCTCTTATTGGGACGGCCATCATGTATATCATCGGGACTACCTACATGTATCTTGCACTGAACCTATGGATTCATACGCCAGTGAGCTACGTCACGGCTTGGGGCTTTATGACTTGGTTTATGGTAAAAGACACGGCGCTGGCTGTGGTGCTGGCGTTTATCGCACCTGCGATCTACCGCTCTATTCAAAAAGCAACCGGATTTAACAGAAATCACATATCGTCCACGTGA
- a CDS encoding sulfite oxidase-like oxidoreductase, whose amino-acid sequence MYFGKTKQSDQSGRVPPNQNVTTSFPVLHTGNVPYYKDMAKWNLQIYGLVDHPMLLSFEDVKAFPQYESKNDIHCVTGWSRLDNVWQGVRARDLAEKAGVKEEAGYVILHAEEGWTTNLPLNDFLAETSLLAYTHNGEPLTPEHGFPLRGVFPHLYFWKSAKWLRGIQFTKENHPGFWEQNGYHMRGDPWQNQRFTWD is encoded by the coding sequence ATGTATTTCGGAAAAACAAAACAATCCGATCAATCGGGGAGAGTACCGCCAAATCAAAACGTCACAACCTCATTTCCCGTGCTTCATACGGGAAATGTTCCATATTACAAGGATATGGCCAAATGGAATCTTCAAATATACGGATTGGTTGACCATCCGATGCTGCTAAGCTTTGAAGATGTCAAAGCCTTTCCTCAGTACGAATCGAAAAATGACATCCATTGCGTCACGGGGTGGTCACGGCTTGATAATGTATGGCAGGGCGTGCGGGCTCGTGATCTAGCGGAAAAAGCGGGTGTCAAAGAAGAAGCGGGCTACGTCATTTTACATGCGGAAGAGGGGTGGACGACCAATCTGCCGCTCAATGACTTTTTAGCGGAAACCTCCCTTCTGGCCTATACGCATAATGGCGAACCCTTAACGCCTGAACACGGCTTTCCGCTGCGGGGGGTGTTTCCGCATCTGTATTTTTGGAAAAGCGCCAAGTGGCTGCGCGGCATCCAATTTACGAAAGAGAACCATCCTGGCTTTTGGGAGCAGAACGGTTATCACATGAGAGGCGATCCTTGGCAAAATCAAAGATTTACTTGGGATTAA
- the besA gene encoding ferri-bacillibactin esterase BesA, with the protein MKEKIDRAKGGTQNAYTIPGTEVRIMSSRNHNRTYQIFISKPSTPPQRAGYPVIYLLDANSVFGTMAEAVRIQGRRPEKTGVIPAVIVGIGYETAEPFSSARHRDFTMPTAESKLPKRPDGKDWPEHGGAEGFFSFIEEDLKPEIERDYQIDRNRQTIFGHSLGGLFVLQVLLTKPDAFQTYVAGSPSIHWNKPFILDKTDHFVSRLKKNNQAINLLLAAGELEQHHKSRMNDNARELYERLAVLSEQGIRAEFCEFSGEGHISVLPVLVSRALRFALHPDGPHMSMG; encoded by the coding sequence ATGAAAGAGAAAATCGACCGGGCGAAAGGCGGGACACAAAACGCATATACCATTCCTGGTACGGAAGTGCGTATCATGTCTTCACGCAATCACAACCGTACCTATCAAATTTTCATTTCGAAACCGAGTACGCCGCCTCAGCGCGCTGGTTATCCTGTGATTTATCTGCTGGATGCCAATTCTGTCTTCGGAACGATGGCGGAAGCCGTTCGAATACAGGGGCGCCGTCCTGAAAAAACCGGGGTGATCCCTGCTGTAATTGTCGGCATTGGCTATGAGACAGCAGAACCGTTTTCCTCAGCGCGTCACCGGGATTTTACAATGCCGACGGCTGAATCAAAGCTGCCGAAAAGGCCCGACGGAAAAGATTGGCCGGAACATGGCGGAGCAGAGGGGTTCTTCAGTTTTATTGAGGAGGATCTGAAACCAGAGATAGAACGAGATTACCAGATTGACAGAAACAGACAAACAATCTTTGGCCACTCACTTGGCGGGCTGTTCGTGCTGCAGGTGCTGTTAACAAAGCCGGATGCGTTTCAAACGTATGTCGCGGGAAGTCCTTCTATTCATTGGAATAAACCATTTATTCTCGATAAAACGGACCATTTTGTCTCCCGCTTAAAGAAAAACAATCAGGCTATCAATCTCCTGCTTGCCGCAGGAGAATTGGAGCAGCATCATAAAAGCCGGATGAACGATAATGCGAGGGAGCTTTACGAGCGGCTGGCCGTTTTATCTGAACAAGGCATACGGGCAGAATTTTGCGAGTTTTCAGGAGAAGGGCATATTTCTGTTCTTCCTGTTTTGGTCAGCCGGGCGCTGCGTTTTGCGCTTCACCCTGACGGCCCGCATATGTCAATGGGCTGA
- a CDS encoding 2,3-dihydro-2,3-dihydroxybenzoate dehydrogenase — MDAMGIKGKIALITGAAQGIGEAVARTLADQGAHIAAVDYHPEKLQKVVNSLKDEGCHAEAFPADVRDSAAIDETTARIEREMGPIDMLVNVAGVLCPGLIHTLSDEEWEATFAVNSTGVFNVSRSVSKYMMDRRSGSIVTVGSNAAGVPRTSMAAYASSKAAAVMFTKCLGLELAEYHIRCNIVSPGSTETDMQWSLWTDENGAEQVIKGSLETYKTGIPLKKLAQPSDIAGAVLFLVSGQAGHITMHNLCVDGGATLGV, encoded by the coding sequence ATGGATGCTATGGGTATAAAGGGCAAAATTGCTTTGATAACAGGAGCTGCCCAAGGAATAGGTGAAGCTGTTGCGCGGACGCTTGCCGATCAAGGCGCGCACATTGCGGCAGTCGATTATCATCCTGAAAAGCTTCAAAAGGTTGTGAATAGCCTCAAAGACGAAGGCTGCCATGCGGAAGCCTTTCCTGCGGATGTGAGAGACAGCGCGGCGATTGACGAGACCACGGCGCGCATCGAACGTGAAATGGGGCCGATCGATATGTTGGTGAATGTAGCGGGTGTCCTTTGCCCGGGGCTGATCCATACACTCAGTGATGAAGAATGGGAGGCCACGTTCGCAGTGAATTCGACCGGCGTGTTTAACGTCTCGCGTTCAGTCAGCAAATATATGATGGACCGGAGATCAGGTTCGATTGTAACGGTCGGATCGAATGCTGCCGGTGTGCCGAGGACATCAATGGCGGCATATGCTTCTTCAAAGGCTGCGGCTGTGATGTTTACGAAATGTCTTGGCCTTGAGCTTGCAGAATATCATATCCGCTGCAATATTGTATCCCCCGGTTCAACAGAAACAGACATGCAGTGGTCATTATGGACCGATGAAAATGGAGCAGAGCAAGTCATAAAAGGATCACTTGAGACATATAAGACTGGAATCCCGCTCAAAAAACTGGCTCAGCCTTCGGATATTGCGGGTGCCGTGCTTTTTCTGGTTTCTGGCCAGGCTGGGCACATTACCATGCATAATTTATGCGTAGATGGCGGCGCGACCTTAGGCGTGTAA
- the dhbC gene encoding isochorismate synthase DhbC produces MLKQNVISETKAEHVLHEYQPGDFFIASPHRVLLAKGVREIVPKAEGQNQIETLSRRITETLRQAKQSGQSRPLVVGAVPFDHVKEARLIVPEEVRSSGPLQFDYAENEQQPEHTYHIEPVPAPEEYKNGVEQGLARIANGTLSKIVMSRTLHLTSSEPIQTDELLRHLARHNTHGYTFAADVSSQAEPSSRRTLLGASPELLVSRMGTHVVSNPLAGSRPRSDDPVEDQGRAAELLSSAKDLHEHAVVADAVAAALRPFCRTLDVPDKPSLIQTETMWHLSSVIKGELSDPSVTALELAAALHPTPAVCGTPTDLAREAILSIEPFDRGFFTGMLGWCDDAGDGEWIVTIRCAEAKERSLRLYAGAGVVAGSKPEDELQETSAKFRTMLRAMGVNHI; encoded by the coding sequence ATGCTGAAACAAAACGTTATATCAGAAACAAAAGCGGAGCATGTGCTTCACGAGTATCAGCCGGGTGATTTTTTCATCGCATCCCCTCATCGCGTGCTGTTAGCGAAAGGTGTAAGGGAAATCGTACCGAAGGCAGAAGGGCAAAACCAAATTGAAACCCTTTCCAGACGTATTACAGAAACGCTGCGTCAAGCGAAGCAATCGGGACAAAGCCGCCCGCTTGTTGTCGGAGCCGTTCCTTTTGACCATGTAAAAGAAGCTCGGCTTATTGTTCCTGAAGAGGTGCGCTCATCAGGACCGCTTCAATTTGATTACGCGGAGAATGAACAGCAGCCGGAACATACATACCACATAGAGCCTGTTCCTGCACCGGAAGAATACAAAAATGGCGTCGAGCAAGGACTGGCACGCATTGCCAATGGCACGCTCAGCAAGATCGTCATGTCCAGAACGCTGCATTTGACATCGTCAGAACCGATTCAGACGGATGAACTGCTTCGCCATCTGGCGCGGCATAACACGCACGGCTACACATTTGCCGCAGACGTGTCCAGCCAAGCGGAACCGTCTTCCCGCCGAACATTGCTCGGTGCAAGTCCAGAGCTTCTCGTTTCAAGAATGGGAACCCATGTCGTTTCCAATCCATTAGCCGGCTCAAGGCCTCGCAGTGATGATCCTGTGGAAGACCAGGGCCGGGCTGCTGAATTGCTTTCTTCCGCAAAGGATCTCCATGAGCATGCGGTTGTGGCTGACGCGGTTGCGGCAGCGCTGCGGCCTTTCTGCCGGACGCTGGATGTCCCGGATAAGCCTTCGTTGATCCAAACGGAGACGATGTGGCATCTGTCCAGTGTGATTAAGGGAGAACTTTCCGATCCGTCTGTAACCGCACTGGAATTGGCTGCCGCGCTCCATCCGACACCAGCCGTCTGCGGGACACCGACTGATCTTGCAAGAGAAGCAATTCTCAGCATTGAACCTTTTGACCGCGGTTTCTTCACGGGCATGCTTGGCTGGTGCGATGATGCGGGGGACGGAGAATGGATCGTGACGATCCGCTGTGCAGAGGCAAAAGAACGCTCGCTTCGCCTGTATGCAGGAGCCGGTGTTGTTGCCGGATCAAAACCCGAGGACGAGCTTCAGGAAACATCCGCGAAGTTTCGGACAATGCTGCGGGCGATGGGCGTGAATCATATATGA
- a CDS encoding (2,3-dihydroxybenzoyl)adenylate synthase — MLNGCTPWPDEIAEAYRKNGCWAGETFGDLLRDRAAKHGDRIAITCGNAHWSYQELDTRVDRLAAGFQKLGIQQMDRVVVQLPNIAEFFEVIFALFRLGALPVFALPSHRSSEITYFCEFAEAAAYIIPDSYSGFDYRSLARQVQSKWPSLKHVIVAGEAEEFLPLEDLHTEPETFPEVKASDVAFLQLSGGSTGLSKLIPRTHDDYIYSLKRSVEVCWLDHSTVYLAALPMAHNYPLSSPGVLGVLYAGGRVVLSPSPSPDDAFPLIEREQVTITALVPPLAMVWMEAASTRDDDLSSLQVLQVGGAKFSAEAARKVKAVFGCTLQQVFGMAEGLVNYTRLDDSEEVIVNTQGKPMSPFDEVRVWDDQDRDVKPGETGHLLTRGPYTIRGYYKAEEHNAASFTKDGFYRTGDIVRMTPGGYIVVEGRAKDQINRGGEKVAAEEVENHLLAHPDVHDAAMVSMPDQFLGERSCVFIIPRDEAPKAAALKAFLRERGLAAYKIPDRIEFVGSFPQTGVGKVSKKALREAIAEKLLAGSKN; from the coding sequence ATGTTGAATGGATGTACGCCTTGGCCTGATGAGATAGCTGAGGCATATCGGAAGAATGGCTGCTGGGCCGGTGAGACGTTTGGGGATTTGTTAAGGGACCGGGCTGCCAAACATGGAGACCGCATCGCAATTACTTGCGGAAATGCCCATTGGAGTTATCAGGAGCTTGACACAAGGGTTGATCGCCTGGCTGCCGGTTTTCAGAAGCTCGGCATTCAACAGATGGATCGTGTTGTGGTGCAGCTGCCGAATATCGCAGAGTTTTTTGAAGTCATTTTCGCGCTCTTCCGTCTGGGGGCGCTCCCGGTCTTCGCACTGCCTTCACATCGAAGCAGTGAAATTACATATTTTTGCGAGTTTGCTGAAGCGGCTGCTTATATCATTCCCGACTCTTATTCCGGCTTTGACTACCGTTCACTTGCCAGACAGGTTCAAAGCAAATGGCCATCTTTAAAACATGTCATTGTCGCAGGTGAGGCAGAGGAATTTTTGCCGCTGGAGGATTTGCATACAGAACCTGAAACCTTTCCTGAGGTCAAAGCTTCGGACGTGGCTTTCCTTCAGCTTTCTGGCGGAAGCACCGGCCTCTCGAAACTGATTCCGAGGACCCACGATGATTATATTTACAGTCTGAAGCGGAGTGTAGAGGTCTGCTGGCTCGACCACAGCACGGTGTATTTGGCGGCATTGCCGATGGCGCACAATTATCCGCTGAGCTCTCCTGGAGTTCTCGGCGTATTATACGCTGGTGGAAGAGTGGTATTATCTCCTTCTCCAAGTCCGGATGACGCATTTCCTTTGATTGAACGGGAACAAGTCACGATTACCGCTCTCGTTCCGCCTCTTGCGATGGTATGGATGGAGGCGGCATCCACACGCGATGACGACCTATCCAGCCTTCAAGTGCTGCAGGTCGGCGGCGCCAAGTTTAGCGCTGAAGCTGCGCGAAAGGTAAAAGCTGTATTCGGCTGTACGCTGCAGCAGGTGTTCGGAATGGCAGAGGGTCTGGTCAATTATACGAGACTGGATGACTCTGAGGAAGTCATTGTCAACACCCAAGGAAAACCGATGTCCCCATTTGATGAAGTGCGTGTTTGGGATGATCAGGATCGTGACGTAAAACCCGGTGAAACAGGGCATCTGCTGACGCGTGGGCCGTACACGATTCGGGGTTACTATAAGGCAGAAGAGCATAACGCCGCTTCATTTACGAAGGACGGTTTTTACCGCACAGGTGACATCGTCAGGATGACACCAGGCGGCTACATTGTCGTTGAAGGCCGTGCGAAGGACCAAATTAACCGCGGGGGAGAAAAAGTGGCGGCTGAAGAGGTAGAAAATCATCTGCTGGCGCATCCGGATGTCCATGATGCGGCAATGGTCTCCATGCCTGACCAATTTCTTGGCGAAAGATCTTGTGTGTTCATTATTCCCCGGGATGAAGCCCCGAAAGCCGCAGCGCTCAAAGCGTTTTTGAGAGAACGCGGACTGGCTGCATACAAGATCCCCGACCGCATTGAATTTGTTGGCTCCTTCCCGCAGACAGGGGTGGGAAAAGTCAGCAAAAAAGCGCTTCGAGAAGCCATTGCCGAGAAGCTTCTTGCAGGTTCAAAAAACTAA
- a CDS encoding isochorismatase, producing the protein MAIPAIQPYQMPKASDMPKNKVSWVPNPNRAVLLIHDMQNYFVDAFTAGSSPVTELSANIRKLKDQCAQLGIPVVYTAQPGSQNPADRALLTDFWGPGLNSGPYEEKIITELAPEDADLVLTKWRYSAFKRTNLLEIMRKEGRDQLIISGIYAHIGCLVTACEAFMEDIEAFFVGDAVADFSLEKHQMALDYAAGRCAFTVMTDSLLDQLKNAPAPAQKTSVTTGKEVFTCENIRKQIAELLQETPEEITDQEDLLERGLDSVRIMTLVEQWRREGAEVTFVELAERPTIEDWQKLLTTRQQVLPNADYL; encoded by the coding sequence ATGGCTATACCTGCCATTCAGCCGTATCAAATGCCGAAAGCGTCTGATATGCCGAAAAACAAAGTTTCATGGGTGCCTAATCCCAATCGGGCAGTTCTGTTAATACACGATATGCAAAACTATTTTGTCGATGCTTTCACGGCGGGATCGTCACCAGTAACAGAGCTTTCAGCAAATATACGGAAGCTGAAGGATCAATGTGCCCAGCTTGGAATTCCTGTTGTCTATACCGCGCAGCCTGGAAGCCAAAACCCGGCTGATCGGGCGCTGCTGACAGACTTTTGGGGTCCGGGGTTAAACAGCGGCCCTTATGAGGAGAAAATCATCACCGAACTGGCACCGGAAGATGCTGATCTCGTGCTGACAAAATGGAGATACAGCGCGTTTAAGAGAACGAATCTGCTTGAGATCATGCGCAAAGAGGGGCGCGATCAGCTGATCATTTCGGGGATTTACGCCCATATTGGCTGTCTTGTTACAGCATGTGAAGCATTTATGGAGGACATTGAAGCCTTTTTCGTGGGAGACGCGGTTGCTGATTTTTCATTAGAAAAACATCAAATGGCGCTTGATTATGCGGCGGGGCGCTGCGCATTTACCGTGATGACTGACAGTCTTCTCGATCAGCTGAAGAATGCGCCTGCACCTGCTCAGAAAACGTCCGTAACGACTGGCAAAGAAGTGTTTACATGTGAGAACATCCGTAAACAAATTGCTGAACTCCTTCAAGAAACACCTGAGGAAATTACAGATCAAGAGGATTTGCTCGAACGCGGGCTTGATTCGGTAAGGATCATGACATTGGTAGAACAATGGCGCCGTGAAGGAGCTGAGGTGACATTCGTTGAACTGGCTGAACGCCCGACGATCGAAGACTGGCAGAAATTGCTCACAACCCGCCAGCAAGTGCTGCCAAACGCGGATTATTTATAA